A single Anopheles arabiensis isolate DONGOLA chromosome 2, AaraD3, whole genome shotgun sequence DNA region contains:
- the LOC120896798 gene encoding flexible cuticle protein 12-like: MKTIIAFAFVVALALAAPLDDSKNAQILKYENDNIGVDGYKFAFETSDGHQRQEQAELKKLGDDVEALVVRGSYSFTGDDGQVYTVNYVADENGFQPEGAHLPTV; this comes from the exons ATGAAAACCATCATTGCTTTCGCTTTCGTCGTCGCCCTGGCCCTGGCCGCCCCGCTCGATGACTCCAAGAACGCCCAGATCCTGAAGTACGAGAACGACAACATCGGTGTCGATGGATACAAGTTTGC CTTCGAGACCAGCGATGGCCACCAGCGCCAGGAGCAGGCGGAGCTGAAGAAGCTGGGCGATGATGTGGAGGCCCTGGTCGTCCGTGGCTCGTACTCGTTCACCGGTGATGATGGTCAGGTGTACACCGTCAACTACGTCGCCGACGAGAACGGTTTCCAGCCGGAGGGTGCCCATCTGCCAACGGTTTAA